The Streptomyces sp. A2-16 sequence CTCGACCATGGGCGCACTGAATCCGAACGCGCGCTATCGCAAGCGGGTGAGCGCGGACGAGGTCGCGGCCTCCGCCGTGGTGGCCGATCCGCTGCGGCTGCTCGACATCTGCGCCACATCGGACGGCGGGGCGGCACTGGTGCTGTCCAGCATGGAGTTCGCGCGCCGCAGCGGCGTCGCCGAGCCCGTGCGGATCAGGGCGGTGTCGACGGTGACGCCGACGTACCCGAACACGGTGCTCGACCTGCCGGACATCGCGACGGACTCCGCCGCCGCCGTCGAGCCCTCCGGCGAGACGTTCCGGGCGTCGATCGCGCGCGCGGCCTACGAGGAGGCCGGGGTCGGGCCGGAGGATCTCTCCCTCGCCGAGGTCTACGACCTGTCCACCGCCCTGGAGTTGCAGTGGTACGAGGACCTCGGGCTGTGCGGAGAGGGCGAGGGCGCGAAGCTCCTGCGCGAGGGGGCGACGGCTCCGGGCGGGCGTACACCCGTCAACGCGAGCGGCGGACTCGCCTCCTTCGGCGAGGCGGTGCCGGCCCAGGCGATCGCCCAGGTGTGCGAGCTCACCTGGCAGTTGCGGGGCGATGCCGGTGACCGGCAGGTCGCTCACGCGCGCGTGGGGATCACCGCGAACCAGGGGCTGTTCGGGCACGGCTCGGCGGTGATCGCCGTGAAGTGACGGGAGGGAGAGGGGTTTCGCCGAAAGGGCTTGCGCCTACGCTGTGTGAGGGCTCCGGAATCCTGCGTGAACGTCTCATGAACTGCGCTTGGGCGTGCACGAAGGGAGCCATCATGCTCCCGTGCGCTCCTGGACGGACACTCTCCGCTTCGCCTTCCAACCAGTCGTCAATCTGGCCACCGGCGGAGTCGCGGGGCTGGAGATACTCGCCCGCCCGGAAACGGGTGACGTCCTGGCGGAGGCTCGGCGCGATCCCGAACTCGACGGGCGGCTCGCCGTGTTGGCCGTTCGGGCGGCCGCGCGCAGGGAGTCGCTGTTGCCGCTGCACGTCAACGTGTTCGCGGCCACGCTCGCCGACCTCGGCGGCCTCACCCCGCTGCACCACGCGGTGCGTGAGGTGGG is a genomic window containing:
- a CDS encoding lipid-transfer protein produces the protein MTAEVAVLGAGMHPWGKWGRGFVEYGVAAARAALADAGLEWRDVGSIVGADTVRGGYPGYVAGATFAKALGWQGARVASVYAACASGAQAVAAARAQILAGLADVVLVVGADAAPKGYFRPAGGDRPDDPDWLRFRVLGATNPTYFGLYARRRMAVHGDTVEDFAQVKVKNSTMGALNPNARYRKRVSADEVAASAVVADPLRLLDICATSDGGAALVLSSMEFARRSGVAEPVRIRAVSTVTPTYPNTVLDLPDIATDSAAAVEPSGETFRASIARAAYEEAGVGPEDLSLAEVYDLSTALELQWYEDLGLCGEGEGAKLLREGATAPGGRTPVNASGGLASFGEAVPAQAIAQVCELTWQLRGDAGDRQVAHARVGITANQGLFGHGSAVIAVK